Proteins from a single region of Verrucomicrobiia bacterium:
- a CDS encoding VPDSG-CTERM sorting domain-containing protein produces the protein MKYTVAILSAAAVMASTLAASAATITIGGGLRSGGIGEFTGSGTPFLADYVAAGGYGVRNNAIITFCLERNEFVSLGATYDYVKNVGLDGSGATVSRAVNGGLGGDDGLGGDPISIATAYLYHQLVTGNLAALYDKTVVADAQAFQRAVWHFEDEWILADPSSNKFVQYALDAGYDGSVNNDPTGMFPVYALNLTQNGERKQDMLVWCPPGVPDGGLTLVMLGAGLTGLAFARRRLA, from the coding sequence ATGAAGTACACTGTAGCGATTCTGAGTGCGGCGGCCGTCATGGCCAGCACGCTGGCGGCCTCCGCCGCCACCATCACCATCGGCGGCGGTCTCCGTTCCGGCGGCATCGGTGAATTCACTGGCAGCGGAACGCCCTTCCTCGCCGACTACGTCGCGGCGGGTGGTTACGGGGTTCGCAACAACGCCATCATCACGTTCTGCCTCGAGCGGAACGAGTTCGTCTCCCTCGGCGCCACCTACGACTACGTCAAGAACGTGGGCCTGGACGGCAGTGGAGCCACGGTCAGCCGCGCGGTGAACGGTGGCTTGGGCGGTGATGACGGGCTCGGCGGCGACCCGATCTCCATCGCAACCGCCTACCTCTATCACCAGCTCGTGACCGGCAACCTGGCCGCGCTCTACGACAAGACGGTCGTGGCCGATGCCCAGGCCTTCCAGCGCGCTGTCTGGCACTTCGAAGACGAGTGGATCCTCGCCGATCCCAGCAGCAACAAGTTCGTTCAGTACGCCCTTGACGCTGGCTACGATGGCTCGGTCAACAACGACCCCACCGGCATGTTCCCCGTCTATGCCCTTAACCTCACCCAGAATGGTGAGCGCAAGCAGGACATGCTCGTCTGGTGCCCGCCCGGCGTTCCGGACGGTGGCCTGACCCTCGTGATGCTCGGCGCGGGCCTCACCGGTCTCGCCTTCGCCCGCCGCCGCCTCGCCTGA
- the folP gene encoding dihydropteroate synthase produces the protein MGVLNVTPDSFSDGGCFLDPQVAVHHAHALVHQGADLIDVGGESTRPGADPVPPDTELQRVLPVIERLAAALPVPISIDTSKPEVARAALDAGASIVNDIGASLDNPLMAELIARSGAGYVAMHMQGSPKTMQDQPLYADVIEVIRSFFRHTLDRLQSAGVHPDQVVLDVGIGFGKSLQHNLELLAQTSAFTDFQRPMLLGVSRKSFIAKVMDAPPGARLPGGLAATCLTLGHGVHVVRTHDVAETVQAVRVAEAILARRPSP, from the coding sequence ATGGGCGTCCTCAATGTCACCCCAGACTCCTTCTCCGATGGCGGTTGCTTCCTCGATCCACAGGTCGCCGTCCACCATGCCCATGCCCTCGTTCACCAGGGTGCCGACCTGATCGACGTCGGAGGCGAATCCACCCGGCCGGGCGCTGACCCCGTCCCCCCAGACACCGAACTCCAACGTGTCCTCCCCGTCATCGAACGTCTCGCGGCTGCCCTGCCGGTCCCCATCTCAATCGACACCTCCAAGCCCGAGGTCGCCCGCGCCGCCCTCGACGCCGGCGCCTCCATCGTCAATGACATCGGCGCCTCCCTCGACAACCCGCTCATGGCCGAACTGATCGCCCGAAGCGGTGCCGGCTACGTCGCCATGCACATGCAGGGCTCACCAAAAACCATGCAGGATCAACCCCTTTATGCCGATGTCATCGAGGTGATCCGGTCCTTCTTCCGACATACTCTCGACCGGCTCCAGTCCGCCGGCGTGCATCCGGACCAGGTCGTCCTCGATGTCGGCATCGGCTTCGGCAAGTCCCTCCAACACAATTTGGAGTTGCTGGCCCAAACATCGGCCTTTACAGACTTCCAACGCCCCATGCTCCTCGGCGTCTCCCGAAAGTCCTTCATCGCAAAAGTCATGGATGCCCCCCCCGGTGCACGCCTCCCAGGCGGTCTGGCCGCCACCTGCCTGACCCTCGGGCACGGCGTCCATGTCGTCCGCACCCACGATGTCGCCGAGACCGTCCAGGCCGTCCGTGTCGCGGAAGCCATCCTCGCCCGCCGCCCCTCCCCATGA
- the cdaA gene encoding diadenylate cyclase CdaA has product MMVELLQQSWRGVVEILLLSAAIYYALSFVRGTRAAPVVVGFLVSLFLVFALSAILGLSVLRWLVGAGAAFMAFATLVIFQPEIRRILARLGDLPMFGTARERRENIETIVQAAERLAEARIGALIAIEQSTHLDDAVSNLGVPIDCEATPEMFETIFFPNNAIHDGGVIVRNGRIAYAACIFPLTQRNDLRRLGTRHRAAIGLSEETDAVVVVVSEETGSISHAYKGHLQRRVGSGELRSFLSSIFVPRHNSSPSQPGRASWLPKSPPPAPQNPPPSE; this is encoded by the coding sequence ATGATGGTGGAGCTCCTTCAGCAGTCGTGGCGCGGGGTGGTCGAGATCCTCCTCCTCTCTGCCGCCATCTACTACGCGCTGAGCTTCGTCCGCGGCACCCGGGCCGCCCCCGTTGTCGTCGGATTCCTTGTCTCCCTCTTCCTCGTCTTTGCCCTCTCCGCCATCCTTGGTCTGTCCGTCCTGCGCTGGCTCGTCGGTGCCGGCGCCGCCTTCATGGCCTTCGCCACCCTCGTCATCTTTCAACCCGAAATCCGGCGCATCCTCGCCCGCCTCGGCGATCTCCCCATGTTCGGCACCGCCCGCGAACGCCGGGAAAACATCGAAACCATCGTCCAGGCCGCCGAGCGTCTCGCCGAAGCCCGCATCGGCGCCCTCATCGCCATCGAGCAATCCACCCACCTCGATGACGCCGTCTCCAACCTCGGCGTGCCCATCGACTGCGAGGCCACCCCCGAGATGTTCGAAACCATCTTCTTTCCCAATAACGCCATCCACGACGGGGGCGTCATCGTCCGCAACGGCCGCATCGCCTACGCCGCCTGCATCTTCCCCCTCACCCAACGCAACGACCTCCGCCGGCTCGGTACCCGCCACCGCGCTGCCATCGGCCTCAGCGAGGAAACCGATGCCGTCGTCGTGGTGGTCTCCGAGGAAACCGGCTCGATTTCCCACGCCTACAAGGGCCACCTCCAACGCCGCGTCGGCAGCGGGGAACTTCGCTCCTTCCTCAGCTCCATCTTTGTGCCCCGCCACAATTCCTCCCCCTCCCAACCCGGACGCGCCTCGTGGCTCCCCAAGTCGCCCCCGCCCGCCCCCCAGAACCCGCCCCCCTCCGAGTGA
- a CDS encoding phosphoglucosamine mutase translates to MNPPNRRIFGTDGVRGTANIEPITADTVLKLGCAAAHVFKNLQQTPRGRGKHQIVVGKDTRLSGYLLENAVSAGILSMGVDVLFIGPLPTPGIAYVTRSLRADAGIAITASHNPYDDNGVKFFRSDGYKLDDDIEARIENLVFSGEIEKIRPRASAIGKAVRIDDALGRYIEHAKNTFPRGMTLEGLRIVVDCGNGAAYKATPTVLRELGAEVFAFGVHPNGTNINLDCGSMHPETMCQKVWEHRAHVGIAHDGDADRVLLCDEHGRLIDGDDIMAVAGLDLLRAGQLPGNTVVATVMSNAGLEAALQEAGGHLIRTPVGDKHVIDEMLTHGYSLGGEQSGHMIFGDHSTTGDGLVTALQILRILQSTGKPLSELVQCWTRFPQIVTNVKVREKRPFEELDHVLDLVREAETEVHQAGGRVLLRYSGTEPKARLLIEGRDPHTIESWSRKITDCIRRQLGA, encoded by the coding sequence ATGAATCCTCCCAACCGACGCATCTTCGGCACCGACGGCGTTCGCGGTACCGCCAATATCGAACCCATTACCGCCGATACCGTCCTCAAACTCGGCTGCGCCGCCGCCCACGTCTTCAAAAACCTCCAGCAAACCCCCCGCGGTCGCGGCAAACACCAGATCGTCGTCGGCAAGGATACCCGCCTCTCCGGGTACCTCCTCGAAAATGCCGTCTCCGCCGGCATCCTCTCCATGGGCGTCGATGTCCTCTTCATCGGCCCCCTCCCCACCCCCGGCATCGCCTACGTCACCCGCAGCCTCCGCGCCGATGCCGGTATCGCCATCACCGCTTCCCACAACCCCTACGATGACAACGGGGTCAAATTCTTCCGCTCCGACGGCTACAAGCTCGATGACGACATCGAAGCCCGTATCGAAAACCTCGTCTTCAGCGGCGAAATCGAAAAAATCCGGCCCCGCGCCAGCGCCATCGGCAAAGCCGTCCGCATCGACGACGCCCTCGGCCGCTACATCGAGCACGCCAAGAACACCTTCCCCCGCGGCATGACCCTCGAGGGCCTCCGTATCGTTGTCGATTGCGGCAACGGCGCCGCCTACAAGGCCACCCCCACCGTCCTCCGCGAACTCGGCGCCGAGGTCTTCGCCTTCGGCGTCCACCCCAACGGCACCAATATCAACCTCGACTGCGGTTCCATGCACCCCGAGACCATGTGCCAGAAGGTCTGGGAACACCGCGCCCACGTCGGGATCGCCCACGACGGCGATGCCGATCGCGTCCTCCTCTGCGACGAACACGGCCGCCTCATCGACGGCGACGATATCATGGCCGTCGCCGGACTCGACCTGCTCCGTGCCGGCCAGCTCCCCGGCAACACCGTGGTCGCCACCGTCATGAGCAATGCCGGTCTCGAAGCCGCCCTCCAGGAGGCCGGTGGCCATCTCATCCGCACCCCCGTCGGCGACAAACATGTCATCGACGAAATGCTCACCCATGGCTACAGCCTCGGCGGCGAGCAGAGCGGCCACATGATCTTTGGCGATCACAGCACCACCGGCGACGGCCTCGTCACCGCCCTCCAGATCCTCCGCATCCTCCAGTCCACCGGCAAACCCCTCTCGGAACTCGTCCAATGCTGGACCCGCTTCCCCCAGATCGTCACCAACGTCAAAGTCCGCGAAAAACGCCCGTTCGAGGAACTCGACCATGTCCTCGACCTCGTCCGCGAGGCCGAGACCGAGGTCCATCAGGCCGGCGGTCGCGTCCTCCTCCGGTACTCCGGTACCGAACCCAAAGCCCGCCTCCTCATCGAAGGCCGCGACCCCCACACCATCGAATCCTGGAGCCGTAAAATCACCGACTGCATCCGCCGCCAGCTCGGCGCCTGA
- a CDS encoding substrate-binding domain-containing protein — MAMACAVWVTGCGDGGGGASGRSEGYTVAVIPKGTIHEFWRSIEAGAKKAEMELRESGVAIEVIWKGPLREDDRDQQIQVVENFTSRRVSGMVLAPLDSQALVNPVETAVAAGIPVVVIDSDLKSERHVSFVATDNYLGGQLGGEYLVRLMGGEGNVILLRYAVGSASTEAREAGFMDAIAKAPKVRVLSSDQYAGATRETSYQAAQNLLNRFGREVNGVFCPNESVTAGMAKALRDMGLAGGRVKMVGFDTGAQSVADLRAGDVQALVVQNPLRMGYEGVMTMVQHLQGKEVPRRIDTGVTVVSAENMNDPAVAELLEPPLSRYLK, encoded by the coding sequence ATGGCGATGGCGTGTGCCGTTTGGGTGACGGGTTGTGGAGATGGAGGGGGGGGCGCATCGGGGCGGTCGGAGGGATACACGGTGGCGGTGATACCCAAGGGGACGATCCATGAGTTCTGGCGGTCGATCGAGGCGGGGGCGAAGAAGGCGGAGATGGAGTTGCGGGAGTCCGGGGTAGCGATTGAAGTGATCTGGAAGGGGCCCTTGCGGGAGGACGACCGGGACCAGCAGATCCAGGTGGTGGAGAATTTCACGAGCCGGCGGGTGTCGGGGATGGTTTTGGCGCCGCTGGATTCCCAGGCGCTGGTGAATCCCGTGGAGACGGCCGTGGCGGCGGGGATTCCGGTGGTGGTGATCGACTCGGATTTGAAGTCGGAGCGGCACGTGAGTTTTGTGGCGACGGACAACTATCTGGGGGGGCAGTTGGGCGGGGAGTATCTGGTGCGGCTGATGGGCGGGGAGGGGAACGTGATCCTGCTGCGGTACGCGGTGGGATCGGCGAGCACGGAGGCGCGAGAGGCGGGCTTCATGGATGCGATTGCCAAGGCGCCGAAGGTGCGGGTGTTGTCGAGCGATCAGTACGCGGGGGCGACGCGGGAGACGTCGTACCAGGCGGCGCAGAACCTGTTGAACCGGTTTGGGCGTGAGGTGAACGGGGTGTTTTGTCCGAATGAATCGGTGACCGCCGGGATGGCCAAGGCGCTGCGGGACATGGGCCTGGCGGGGGGGCGGGTGAAGATGGTGGGATTCGATACCGGGGCGCAGTCGGTGGCGGATCTGCGGGCGGGGGATGTCCAGGCGCTGGTGGTGCAGAATCCGCTGCGGATGGGGTACGAGGGGGTGATGACCATGGTGCAGCACCTTCAGGGGAAGGAAGTGCCGCGGCGGATCGACACCGGGGTGACGGTGGTGTCGGCGGAGAACATGAACGATCCGGCGGTGGCGGAACTGCTCGAGCCGCCGTTGTCGCGGTACCTGAAGTAG
- a CDS encoding WD40 repeat domain-containing protein: MTRAVLMAGALMVLGRIGAGGAPVTALAFSPDGRHLVSGGSRVVAWHSGDDGSERRRVRLEVPKIAGLAFHPEGRVVVAVGGTPGTEGVVQVLDGEDGRRMGSLVLGEEMAQGVAFAGDGGILGVAGGDGTVRFLRMSGEDGRLEAVATGHGHVGPVLGVALAPAGATAVSVGADRSVKVWSVGEGRLLRTFTHHTDAVQAVAFRPVSDGVEPAAGWVCATGGSDRTVRVWQPAIGRMVRIVRHHEGAVLALVYAPDGSALYSAGEEGVVRRLDPDSDRIQARWEGEGEWIHALAMHPEGGRLASGDWAGRVRIWRVGTGGDGVMEEAAGGP, encoded by the coding sequence GTGACACGCGCGGTGCTGATGGCGGGGGCGCTGATGGTCCTTGGGAGGATCGGAGCGGGCGGGGCGCCGGTGACGGCGCTGGCGTTCAGTCCGGATGGGCGGCACCTGGTGAGCGGCGGGTCGCGTGTCGTGGCGTGGCATTCGGGGGATGACGGGAGCGAACGGCGCCGGGTGCGGTTGGAGGTGCCCAAGATTGCGGGGTTGGCGTTTCACCCGGAGGGCCGCGTGGTGGTGGCGGTGGGGGGAACGCCGGGGACGGAGGGAGTGGTGCAGGTGCTGGACGGGGAGGACGGGCGGAGGATGGGGTCGCTGGTCCTGGGGGAGGAGATGGCCCAGGGGGTGGCCTTCGCGGGCGACGGCGGGATTCTGGGTGTGGCGGGCGGGGACGGCACCGTGCGGTTCCTTCGGATGTCGGGGGAGGACGGGCGGTTGGAGGCGGTGGCGACGGGGCACGGCCATGTGGGTCCGGTGCTGGGGGTGGCGCTGGCGCCAGCCGGGGCCACGGCGGTGAGCGTGGGGGCGGACCGGTCGGTGAAGGTCTGGTCGGTGGGGGAGGGTCGATTGCTGCGGACGTTCACGCATCACACGGACGCGGTGCAGGCGGTGGCGTTCCGGCCTGTGTCAGACGGAGTGGAACCGGCCGCGGGGTGGGTTTGTGCGACGGGCGGGTCCGACAGGACCGTACGGGTGTGGCAACCGGCGATCGGGCGGATGGTGCGGATTGTACGTCACCACGAAGGGGCGGTTCTGGCGCTGGTGTATGCGCCGGACGGGTCGGCGCTGTACTCGGCGGGGGAGGAAGGGGTTGTGAGGCGATTGGATCCTGACAGCGACCGGATCCAGGCGCGATGGGAGGGGGAAGGCGAGTGGATCCATGCGTTGGCGATGCATCCGGAAGGAGGGCGGCTGGCGAGCGGGGACTGGGCGGGCCGGGTGCGGATTTGGAGGGTGGGAACCGGGGGCGATGGGGTGATGGAGGAGGCGGCCGGGGGTCCTTGA